From one Streptomyces chromofuscus genomic stretch:
- a CDS encoding ABC transporter ATP-binding protein, giving the protein MVAQRGWARRLWGYAWRHPKDVVLALGSSLGGMAVMALVPLITKVIIDDVVADRTRAMAPWASLLVAAAALVYVMTYIRRFYGGRLALDVQHDLRTEMYGTITRLDGRRQDELSTGQVVGRATSDLQLIQGLLFMLPMTIGNLLLFVISLVIMAWLSLPLTFVALAVAPALWFIAKRSRSRLHPATWYAQAQAAAVAGVVDGAVTGVRVVKGFGQEDQETGKLREVGRKLYAGRLRTIRLNSKFTPALQAVPALGQVAMLALGGWLAVRGHITLGTFVAFSTYLAQLVGPVRMLAVVLTVAQQARAGTERVLELIDTEPSLNDGLHDLPADAPATVEFDDVSFGYDRSKPVLDGLTFEIRPGETLAVVGSSGSGKSTVSLLLPRLYDVTHGAVLVGGHDVRELTLASLRAAIGLVPEDSFLFSDTVRNNIAYGHPKATDEQIEAAARAAQADRFVRELPDGYDTKVGEHGLTLSGGQRQRIALARALLTDPRLLVLDDATSAVDARVEHEIHEALRHVMRGRTTLLIAHRRSTLNLADRIAVLDAGRLADIGTHEELQKRSALYRRLLTDPDELGAVSPGHAQPAVPREDTSVRDELDAEFDAERGVTPRLWTGDREPKDTALVGTPATPELLAQVDALPPATDTPDVDEARAVRPEESYGLRRLLRGFGLPLLVSLGLVAVDAGMGLLLPVLIRHGIDSGVTNAALGAVWAASLLGLLAVLAQWAAQIGETRMTGRTGERVLYALRLKIFAQLQRLGLDYYERELTGRIMTRMTTDVDALSTFLQTGLVTAFVSVVTFFGIMVALLVIDVQLALVVFATLPPLIIATYFFRRASVKAYELARERVSTVNADLQETVSGLRIVQAFRRERDGGRRFAERSDSYRQARIRGQWLISVYFPFVQFLSSAAAAAVLVAGAGRVQAGTLTTGALVAYLLYIDLFFAPVQQLSQVFDGYQQASVSLGRIQELLREPTSTKSADAPRDVLSLRGAVAFEDVHFRYGDDEEALTGIDLTVPAGQTVAFVGETGAGKSTLVKLVARFYDPTGGRVTVDGADVRDLDLTSYRHRLGVVPQEAYLFPGTVRDAIAYGRPDATDAEVEAAARAVGAHEMIATLEGGYLHEVAERGRNLSAGQRQLIALARAELVDPDILLLDEATAALDLATEAQVNQATDRLTGRRTTLVVAHRLTTAARADRVVVMDHGRVVEDGTHEELLARGGRYARLWRTFIGAPEEEKTVGV; this is encoded by the coding sequence GTGGTAGCGCAGCGGGGATGGGCACGACGACTGTGGGGCTACGCCTGGCGCCATCCCAAGGACGTCGTCCTGGCCCTCGGCTCGTCGCTCGGCGGCATGGCCGTCATGGCCCTGGTCCCCCTGATCACCAAGGTGATCATCGACGACGTGGTTGCCGACAGGACCCGTGCCATGGCCCCCTGGGCCTCCCTCCTCGTCGCCGCCGCCGCCCTCGTCTACGTCATGACCTACATCCGCCGCTTCTACGGCGGCCGGCTCGCCCTCGACGTCCAGCACGACCTGCGGACGGAGATGTACGGGACGATCACCCGGCTCGACGGCCGCAGGCAGGACGAGCTGTCCACCGGCCAGGTCGTCGGCCGGGCCACCAGCGATCTCCAGCTGATCCAGGGCCTGCTCTTCATGCTCCCGATGACCATTGGGAACCTGCTGCTCTTCGTGATCTCCCTGGTGATCATGGCGTGGCTGTCGCTGCCGCTGACCTTCGTGGCCCTGGCCGTCGCGCCCGCCCTGTGGTTCATCGCCAAGCGCAGCCGCAGCAGGCTGCACCCCGCCACCTGGTACGCCCAGGCCCAGGCCGCCGCCGTCGCGGGCGTCGTCGACGGCGCCGTCACCGGCGTCCGCGTCGTGAAGGGGTTCGGGCAGGAGGACCAGGAGACCGGCAAGCTCCGGGAGGTCGGCAGGAAGCTGTACGCCGGGCGCCTGCGCACCATCCGGCTGAACAGCAAGTTCACCCCCGCCCTCCAGGCGGTCCCCGCCCTCGGCCAGGTCGCGATGCTCGCCCTCGGCGGCTGGCTGGCCGTGCGCGGCCACATCACGCTCGGCACGTTCGTCGCCTTCTCCACCTACCTCGCCCAGCTCGTCGGCCCGGTCCGCATGCTCGCCGTCGTCCTCACGGTCGCCCAGCAGGCCCGCGCGGGCACCGAACGCGTCCTGGAGCTGATCGACACCGAGCCGTCGCTGAACGACGGGCTCCACGACCTGCCCGCCGACGCGCCCGCCACCGTCGAGTTCGACGACGTCTCCTTCGGCTACGACCGCAGCAAGCCCGTCCTCGACGGCCTCACCTTCGAGATCCGCCCCGGCGAGACCCTCGCCGTCGTCGGCTCCTCCGGTTCCGGCAAGTCGACGGTCTCCCTGCTCCTGCCACGGCTCTACGACGTCACCCACGGCGCCGTCCTCGTCGGCGGCCACGACGTCCGCGAGCTCACCCTCGCCTCGCTGCGCGCCGCGATCGGCCTGGTCCCCGAGGACTCGTTCCTCTTCTCCGACACGGTCCGCAACAACATCGCCTACGGTCACCCCAAGGCCACCGACGAACAGATCGAGGCCGCCGCCCGCGCCGCCCAGGCCGACCGTTTCGTCCGGGAGCTCCCCGACGGCTACGACACCAAGGTCGGCGAGCACGGCCTGACCCTCTCCGGCGGCCAGCGCCAGCGCATCGCCCTCGCCCGCGCGCTGCTCACCGACCCGCGCCTGCTCGTCCTCGACGACGCCACCTCCGCCGTGGACGCCCGCGTCGAGCACGAGATCCACGAGGCCCTCCGGCACGTCATGCGGGGCCGCACCACCCTGCTCATCGCCCACCGGCGCTCCACGCTCAACCTCGCCGACCGCATCGCCGTCCTGGACGCCGGCCGGCTCGCCGACATCGGCACCCACGAGGAGCTCCAGAAACGCTCCGCCCTCTACCGCCGCCTGCTCACCGACCCCGACGAACTCGGCGCCGTCTCCCCGGGCCACGCCCAGCCCGCCGTCCCGCGGGAGGACACCTCCGTCCGGGACGAACTGGACGCCGAGTTCGACGCCGAACGCGGGGTCACGCCCCGGCTGTGGACCGGTGACCGCGAGCCCAAGGACACCGCCCTCGTGGGCACCCCGGCCACCCCGGAGCTGCTCGCCCAGGTCGACGCCCTGCCCCCGGCCACCGACACCCCCGACGTCGACGAGGCCCGCGCCGTGCGGCCGGAGGAGTCGTACGGGCTGCGGCGGCTGCTGCGCGGGTTCGGGCTGCCCCTGCTGGTCAGTCTCGGCCTCGTCGCCGTCGACGCGGGGATGGGGCTGCTGCTTCCCGTGCTGATCCGGCACGGCATCGACAGCGGTGTCACCAACGCCGCCCTCGGCGCCGTCTGGGCCGCCTCGCTGCTCGGTCTGCTCGCCGTCCTCGCCCAGTGGGCGGCGCAGATCGGCGAGACCCGGATGACCGGCCGTACCGGCGAACGCGTGCTGTACGCCCTGCGCCTGAAGATCTTCGCCCAGCTCCAGCGGCTGGGGCTCGACTACTACGAGCGGGAGCTCACGGGCCGGATCATGACCCGGATGACGACGGACGTGGACGCGCTGTCGACGTTCCTCCAGACGGGCCTGGTGACCGCCTTCGTCTCCGTCGTCACCTTCTTCGGGATCATGGTCGCCCTGCTGGTGATCGACGTCCAGCTCGCGCTCGTCGTGTTCGCCACCCTCCCGCCGCTGATCATCGCCACCTACTTCTTCCGCAGGGCGAGCGTGAAGGCGTACGAACTGGCGCGCGAGCGGGTGTCGACGGTCAACGCCGACCTCCAGGAGACCGTGTCCGGGCTGCGCATCGTGCAGGCCTTCCGGCGCGAGCGGGACGGCGGACGGCGGTTCGCGGAGCGCAGCGACAGCTACCGGCAGGCCCGCATCCGCGGTCAGTGGCTGATCTCCGTCTACTTCCCCTTCGTGCAGTTCCTGTCGTCCGCCGCCGCGGCTGCGGTGCTCGTCGCGGGCGCCGGGCGGGTGCAGGCGGGCACGCTCACCACGGGTGCGCTGGTCGCCTACCTCCTCTACATCGACCTGTTCTTCGCGCCCGTCCAGCAGCTCTCCCAGGTCTTCGACGGCTACCAGCAGGCGTCCGTCTCGCTCGGCCGCATCCAGGAACTGCTGCGGGAGCCGACGTCGACGAAGTCCGCCGACGCACCCCGCGACGTGCTCTCCCTGCGGGGCGCCGTCGCCTTCGAGGACGTCCACTTCCGTTACGGGGACGACGAGGAGGCCCTGACCGGCATCGATCTGACCGTCCCCGCCGGGCAGACCGTCGCCTTCGTCGGCGAGACCGGCGCGGGCAAGTCGACGCTGGTGAAGCTGGTGGCGCGGTTCTACGACCCCACCGGGGGACGGGTCACCGTCGACGGCGCCGACGTGCGCGACCTCGACCTCACCTCCTACCGGCACCGGCTGGGCGTCGTACCGCAGGAGGCGTACCTCTTCCCCGGCACCGTCCGCGACGCCATCGCCTACGGCCGTCCCGACGCCACCGACGCCGAGGTCGAGGCCGCGGCCCGCGCGGTCGGCGCGCACGAGATGATCGCGACGCTGGAGGGCGGTTACCTCCACGAGGTCGCCGAGCGCGGCCGCAACCTCTCCGCCGGG
- a CDS encoding endonuclease I family protein, which yields MPATQIRRRWKTVALATSAVLAGLIAPTLTATPAAATTTAYDSTYYKNAIGKTGTGLKSSLHTIISSQTKLSYSAVWEALKVTDQDPNNSSNVILLYSGISRSKSLNGGDLGDWNREHVWAQSHGDFGTSAGPGTDLHHLRPEDVQVNSIRGNKDFDNGGSSFTNSGGSLTDSNSFEPRDAVKGDVARMILYMAVRYEGGDSWPDLEPNDSTTNGSVPYHGRLSVLKQWHEQDPPSAFEERRNDVIYNSYQRNRNPFIDHPEWVEAIW from the coding sequence ATGCCCGCGACGCAGATTCGCCGCCGCTGGAAGACCGTGGCGCTCGCCACCTCCGCCGTGCTGGCCGGCCTCATCGCACCGACGCTGACCGCGACCCCGGCGGCGGCCACGACGACCGCGTACGACTCGACGTACTACAAGAACGCGATCGGCAAGACGGGTACCGGCCTCAAGTCCTCGCTGCACACGATCATCAGCAGCCAGACGAAGCTTTCCTACTCCGCCGTCTGGGAAGCGCTGAAGGTCACCGACCAGGACCCGAACAACAGCAGCAACGTGATCCTGCTGTACTCGGGCATCTCCCGCAGCAAGTCCCTCAACGGGGGCGACCTGGGCGACTGGAACCGCGAGCACGTCTGGGCCCAGTCGCACGGCGACTTCGGCACGTCCGCCGGCCCCGGCACCGACCTGCACCACCTGCGCCCCGAGGACGTCCAGGTCAACTCCATCCGCGGCAACAAGGACTTCGACAACGGCGGCAGCAGCTTCACCAACAGCGGCGGCAGCCTCACCGACTCCAACTCCTTCGAGCCGCGCGACGCCGTCAAGGGCGACGTGGCCCGCATGATCCTCTACATGGCCGTCCGCTACGAGGGCGGCGACAGCTGGCCCGACCTGGAGCCCAACGACTCCACCACCAACGGCAGCGTCCCGTACCACGGCCGCCTCTCGGTGCTGAAGCAGTGGCACGAGCAGGACCCGCCGAGCGCCTTCGAGGAGCGCCGCAACGACGTCATCTACAACTCCTACCAGCGCAACCGCAACCCGTTCATCGACCACCCGGAGTGGGTCGAGGCGATCTGGTAG
- a CDS encoding helix-turn-helix domain-containing protein, producing the protein MGTIYGDWLREQREAAGLTQQQLADMAFMTRSHIAHIEAGRRMPSREDARRLDRALGTGNVLSSFLPQDDAATADYFEAVRVLEQQAVMIREFALAYFPGILQTERYARAVLSSAFPPVSEEERDKRVVTRLERARILEDAVTPVVWALLDEAVLRRPEADGDVMAEQIMHVVRLAETGRIRVHVMPFGAGLHPLMDSMLTLMWFEDQPPLAYGEGMWNGKLHDSPSRVRQLQSRYELALSDAMPLKESLALLRAIAKEYRDRD; encoded by the coding sequence ATGGGCACCATCTACGGCGACTGGCTCAGGGAGCAGCGCGAGGCGGCGGGCCTGACACAACAGCAGTTGGCCGACATGGCGTTCATGACGCGTTCGCACATCGCGCACATCGAGGCCGGACGTCGGATGCCGTCGAGGGAGGACGCGCGGCGGCTGGACAGGGCTCTGGGCACGGGGAATGTGCTGAGCAGCTTTCTGCCGCAGGACGATGCGGCGACGGCCGACTACTTCGAGGCCGTCCGCGTACTCGAACAACAGGCGGTGATGATCCGGGAGTTCGCTCTGGCGTACTTTCCGGGCATCCTCCAGACGGAAAGGTACGCACGTGCGGTACTGAGCTCGGCCTTCCCTCCGGTGAGTGAAGAGGAACGTGACAAGCGCGTTGTCACACGCCTTGAGCGCGCCAGGATTCTCGAAGATGCGGTGACGCCGGTGGTGTGGGCGCTATTGGACGAGGCGGTACTGCGGCGCCCTGAGGCCGACGGTGACGTCATGGCGGAGCAGATCATGCACGTCGTCCGTCTCGCCGAGACCGGGCGCATCCGCGTCCATGTGATGCCGTTCGGCGCGGGCCTTCATCCGCTGATGGACAGCATGCTCACGTTGATGTGGTTCGAGGACCAGCCGCCCCTGGCGTACGGTGAGGGCATGTGGAACGGGAAGCTGCACGACTCCCCTTCCAGGGTCCGCCAGTTGCAGAGTCGCTACGAACTCGCGCTGAGCGACGCAATGCCGCTGAAGGAGTCACTCGCCCTGCTCAGGGCCATCGCTAAGGAGTACCGGGATCGTGACTGA